The sequence CTAAAATATCAAATACACAATTTAGTCGTAAACCTATCATCCCGGTGAGATTTGTGCCTATGACTGGCGAGGGACAAAAAAGATAGAGGTAACTATTTACCCAAATGAAGTGCAAGGTAATCGGTAATCAGGTAATCGGTAATCGGTAACAACCAATTGATCTTTTCCCTTTACCGATAACCTGATGACCGATAACTGATTACCTGAATTTCACTTCAGATGGCTAAAATGTTACAGATAGAGGGTAACTATTCAGCCACTGATTAACTCAGTGTTTCATCCGTGTTCATCTGTGGCTGAACAGTTACAGTGAGGAATTATGAAATTCCAATTACTTAAGCAATCTAAAGATTGTAAAGCAAGGATAGGTGAGATAACCACTTTACATGGTAAGGTTAATACCCCTGTTTTTATGCCTGTTGGGACTCAAGCAACAGTTAAATGTATGAGTCCAGAGGAACTTAAAAGTATCGGGGCAGAAATTATCCTGGGTAATGCCTACCATTTGTATTTACGACCTGGAGCAAATATAATTCAAAAGGCAAGCGGTCTGCATCAATTTATGCACTGGGATAGACCAATCCTGAGTGATAGTGGCGGTTACCAGATATTCAGCCTCGGTGCGTTACGCAAGATTACAGATGAAGGCGTTAGATTTCAATCACACATCGATGGCTCTTACCATTTTTTTACCCCGGAGCAAGTTACAGAATTTCAATTAATATTAGGCTCGGATATAATTATGGCTCTGGATGAATGTGCTCCGTATCCCTGTGAATATGACCAGGCAAAGGAGGCAAAGGAGAGAACAACACGCTGGGCTAAGAGATGTAAGGAGAAGATACAGGAGGGAGAAGGCAGAGAACAGAGGGATGATTCAGCACTTTTTGGCATTGTTCAGGGTAATTTTTATAAAGACCTTCGGGGACAAAGTGTCGAGGAACTGGTTAATTTAGACTTTGATGGATATGCGGTTGGGGGTGTGAGTGTCGGAGAGCCAAAAGAATTGCTGTTGGAGGTGTTAGAATACACGACACCACAATTACCAGCGAATAAACCTAAATATTTAATGGGTGTAGGTCCGCCAGAGGATATTTTAAATGCCGTAGAATTAGGCGTGGATATGTTTGATTGTGTGATGCCAACAAGACATGCACGCACCGGCCAGGTATTTACCTTACAAGGACCATTAGTCATCAGAAATGCCCCTTGTGCGGATGACTTTTCTCCTATTGATTCGGAATGCGGCTGTTATACCTGCCAGAATTACTCAAGGGCATACATCCGCCATCTTATCCATTCTGATGAAATTCTTGGTGTCCGCCTGACCACTATACATAATCTTTACTTTTTCATTGATTTAATGAAAAAGATTAGAGAGGCAATTTTAAAGGATAGATTTTTAGAGTTTAAAAAGGAGTTTATGGAGAAACGCTCATGAGCCTGCGGCACACAAAGGACAATGAAAATATAGCACGGAGCGTGGAGCACAAAGCAAGAAACAGAGAAGGGGAGATGGGGAGAAAGGGAGTGAAATTCGGGATGCGGGAAGCTTGCAAAAGCACGGACGCAACCTAATTCGCTAATCTCTAATTCACTAATTCGCTATTTCCATTTCACTGACGCATTGCTGGTGTTACTTTATTTCCACCTGTGCGGTTAGGGTGAGAAAAAGAATACACAGGTCGCTCCTCTGGAGCTAATTATGTTGTTAAGGATATAATCTTTCTACAAACAGACCGCTCCTCTGGAGCTAATATAAATAAAGCTCCGTAGGAGCAATCTGTTTGTAGCATTCCGCAAAAGCAATATGTTTGTAGCTCCGTAGGAGCGACCTGTTTGTAGCATTGAATATCTGCTTCTTGCATTTTATTTAAACCTAACCGCACAGGTCGAATTTTTTTCTTGACACTCATTAGGATTTAGGATAAAATGTTGTAAGCGTTCAGTCACAGAGGCACAGAGTTCACAGAGAATTAAGGCAATTAGCCACATAAGGACACGAATTAACCTGTGACATTCGATAAATGTAGTGCGAACCTTTAGGTTCGCTTTCCTGTTTGCCAGAAGCGAGGCTAAAGCCTCGCACTACAAATCTTTTTGTGCATTCGTGGTCATTCGTGGTTATATATTCCCTCTGTGTTCTCTGTGACTCTGTGGCTATATCCTGAACAGTTACAAAATGTTAAAAACTTTCATAGGAATTGATGATGAACAAAGCAATGACTTATTTTTGGGCAAAAACTACTTCGGAGGGAAAACCCGGTATTTCTGTCTACCAGCATATGGTAAATGTCGGGTGTGTAGCATGCTGTATTGCTGAGGCTTTACCGAATATCATTAATCTTTTTCAGTTAAAACCAAAAGATATTGGATCTATTGTGGCTATTCATGACCTGGGTAAGATATCGCCTGGATTTCAGCGAAAGTGTGGACAATGGCTTGAAGAGAATGGTTTGACCAAAACTGAGCGCAACAAACCCGTCCAAAAGTGCTAAACTATAGACATCTCAAGAGAAGAATATTTTGAGTTGTTAAAGGAAGTGTAGTTAAATAAAAAAGGGGATGCGTTTTTGATAGATTTAGCAACTACTGTTGAGAAACGAAGGGGAAATGAGTCGAAAGAGTTAACAGCATTGATGGAAAATTTACGGATGAATGGCAACCGCTTGATGAGTACCTGCTAAATGTTCTCGGACTTGTACAGAAATTTGCAGAGGAATTCGGAGCCGGGGAATGGACTTATCTACCAATAGAAATAAATCTGTGCCGAAAGTGAGAATTTTCAATATGTTTTTAAACTTTGATTATATTGCTCATCGCAGAAAAAAAGATGGAGAAATACACTGGCTTTCCCATCATCTCGAAGCGGTTTCAAAGAAAACAGGTGAATTTGCTTCAAAGATTGGACTTCAAAAGCAAGGTGAGTTAATAGGGCTTTTACATGATATCGGAAAAGCAAGTCAGGAATTTCAAGAATACATTAAAGTATCTGTTGGTCTTGTTAATCCGGACGAAGATGAGTATGTGGATACGGTTGGATTAAAGGGAAAAGTAGATCACTCTACTGCTGGAGCACAATTGATCTGTCGTAATCTCGCAGAAAAAGGGTATGAAGCATTGTTTGTTTCGCAAATTTTATCGCTTTGTATTGCTTCCCATCACTCAGGATTACTGGATTGTATTACCCCTGAAGGTATAGATACTTATTCAGAACGCATGGGCAAAAGGGAAGAAAGATCGCATTTTGATGAAGTGCTCAAAAAAATTAGCAATAAAGCAAACATAATAAATCTGTTGCAGTCAGAAGAATTTTTGGGAAATGTTGTAAATCGATTCAAAACATTGAGAACCTCACTGGATTCTCAAGAAACACTATCTTTTAAATGTGGTCTGCTTGTACGGTTTCTATACAGTTGCCTTATTGATGCTGACCGATTGGATACGGCTGATTTTGAATCACCATCCTTAGCAAAAATGAGAAATCATGGTAAATATAAGAATTGGACTGTCCTAATAGAAAAATTAAACAAAAAGCTACAGCATTTTGACTCAAAAGGAATTAATGCCATACGGCAAGAAATATCAAAAGCCTGTTACGATTTTGCCGATAAGCCTAATGGATTGTATCAGTTGACTGTTGCAACCGGTGGTGGAAAAACATTTGCCAGCCTGAGATTTGCTTTGCATCATGCGGATAAACACAAAATGGATAGAATTATCTATGTATTGCCATATACAACTATTATCGACCAGAATGCCGAAGAGATACGCAAGGTATTAGAGGAAAAGGACGAAAATGGTAACTATCCAAATGATGTTGTATTAGAACACCACTCTAATCTTATGCCGGATAAAGAAACAGCCATGCAAAAAGTGCTCTCTGAAAATTGGGATGCACCTGTTGTGCTGACAACAAATGTGCAGATTCTGGATGCTTTGTTTGGTTCTGGCACAAGAGGTGCACGTAGGATGCATCAGCTTGCAAACGCAGTGATTATTTTTGATGAAGTTCAAACTTTACCGGTGAAGTGTGTACACTTGTTTAATACAGCCATAAATTTTTTGGTAAATAACTGTAATTCTACAGTTGTGCTTTGTACGGCTACTCAGCCGCTTTTGGATAAAATCGAACCGAAATCAAGGGCACTGCCTATTACAAAAGAACAACAAATGGTTTCTGATGCAAGACAAATATTTGATGATTTAAAGCGGGTTGAGGTTTATGATAAGACAAAGGTTGGCGGATGGAGAAATGATGAAATAACAGAGCTTGCAAAAGAACAGGTTAATAAATCAAAAAGTGTTCTGGTGGTTGTAAACACAAAAACATCAGCCCGGGAAATCTATCAACAATGCAAACAGCTCGAACATATTGAAACATATCATTTAAGCACTCATATGTGTCCGGCTCAT comes from bacterium and encodes:
- a CDS encoding HD domain-containing protein, whose product is MMNKAMTYFWAKTTSEGKPGISVYQHMVNVGCVACCIAEALPNIINLFQLKPKDIGSIVAIHDLGKISPGFQRKCGQWLEENGLTKTERNKPVQKC
- the tgt gene encoding tRNA guanosine(34) transglycosylase Tgt, with amino-acid sequence MKFQLLKQSKDCKARIGEITTLHGKVNTPVFMPVGTQATVKCMSPEELKSIGAEIILGNAYHLYLRPGANIIQKASGLHQFMHWDRPILSDSGGYQIFSLGALRKITDEGVRFQSHIDGSYHFFTPEQVTEFQLILGSDIIMALDECAPYPCEYDQAKEAKERTTRWAKRCKEKIQEGEGREQRDDSALFGIVQGNFYKDLRGQSVEELVNLDFDGYAVGGVSVGEPKELLLEVLEYTTPQLPANKPKYLMGVGPPEDILNAVELGVDMFDCVMPTRHARTGQVFTLQGPLVIRNAPCADDFSPIDSECGCYTCQNYSRAYIRHLIHSDEILGVRLTTIHNLYFFIDLMKKIREAILKDRFLEFKKEFMEKRS
- the cas3 gene encoding CRISPR-associated helicase Cas3', which produces MPKVRIFNMFLNFDYIAHRRKKDGEIHWLSHHLEAVSKKTGEFASKIGLQKQGELIGLLHDIGKASQEFQEYIKVSVGLVNPDEDEYVDTVGLKGKVDHSTAGAQLICRNLAEKGYEALFVSQILSLCIASHHSGLLDCITPEGIDTYSERMGKREERSHFDEVLKKISNKANIINLLQSEEFLGNVVNRFKTLRTSLDSQETLSFKCGLLVRFLYSCLIDADRLDTADFESPSLAKMRNHGKYKNWTVLIEKLNKKLQHFDSKGINAIRQEISKACYDFADKPNGLYQLTVATGGGKTFASLRFALHHADKHKMDRIIYVLPYTTIIDQNAEEIRKVLEEKDENGNYPNDVVLEHHSNLMPDKETAMQKVLSENWDAPVVLTTNVQILDALFGSGTRGARRMHQLANAVIIFDEVQTLPVKCVHLFNTAINFLVNNCNSTVVLCTATQPLLDKIEPKSRALPITKEQQMVSDARQIFDDLKRVEVYDKTKVGGWRNDEITELAKEQVNKSKSVLVVVNTKTSAREIYQQCKQLEHIETYHLSTHMCPAHRMVVLDQVKACLPDKKPVICISTQLIEAGVDISFGSVIRFLAGLDSIVQAAGRCNRHRERSTGEALIINPAKENIDMIEDIRIGKEKTERLLNEFKNSPERFGNNILSPEAVEQYYQYYFYQRKDEMKYSVTANSSVGRADDLFNLLSVNSLSVDEYKRIKNKPPTIPLRQAFMTAAKSFQVIDSISRGIIVPYGKEGKELINNLCSIQGLEKQYKLIRQAQRYSVNVFPDVLKRLQEEQAVYEARENSGILYLDERYYSDEFGLNEMPVKDMRFLNV